From the Eleutherodactylus coqui strain aEleCoq1 chromosome 7, aEleCoq1.hap1, whole genome shotgun sequence genome, one window contains:
- the PIGY gene encoding phosphatidylinositol N-acetylglucosaminyltransferase subunit Y — MFLSLPTMTVLVPLLSLSGIFYSASVDDDFPQGCTSTASVCFYSLLLPITLPVYVFFHLWTWMGLKLFRHN, encoded by the coding sequence ATGTTTCTGTCTCTCCCAACCATGACTGTGCTCGTCCCTCTTTTATCGCTGTCTGGAATCTTTTATTCTGCCTCGGTGGACGATGATTTCCCCCAGGGGTGTACCAGCACAGCAAGCGTGTGCTTCTACAGTCTGCTGCTCCCCATCACCCTGCCCGTCTATGTATTTTTTCATCTGTGGACATGGATGGGACTCAAGCTTTTCAGGCATAATTAA
- the LOC136573565 gene encoding uncharacterized protein, with protein MERGSREQELRRQHPTERHQTLPSGTSTPIGSSTITTTAQLGWVPNLRPTFNLQVESRPEIWDPAELGYSDRDIKADAWNAVCTEMYPDWDSATAATQSEILKDIKNRWRSVRDRYKKHEKDCEKSGMSPSKKKCPNQEILHFLRTSRALRPSSGNITAAAPTVETATADTEGQEEESRDDDITEGTPTLEDSQRSTPDLSRTSVTPEVVEQNVSRSSSAGPSSRACSSREVSSERTSRSVAAHPRRKNKADAANEALTLLRRVDTEDQWDTMGATIASRIRELRPERQWAIAPVIYYALELFASERPIADSCTLISAMKNTGFAVPQSNRMLPTPQSFPDQPGRVPRTTGYPMHHVSQDTGYGDTVSGGSPSPSQQSFLSMMSSPVHQTSQHTTTVLYTPPSGSQSSTGDGSFINYTTLQ; from the exons atggagagaggaagcagggagcaggagctccgCCGGCAGCACCCCACCGAGCGGCACCAGACCCTCCCCAGCGGCACCAGTACACCAATTGGCAGCAGCACTATCACCACCACCG CCCAGCTCGGCTGGGTCCCAAATCTCCggcctactttcaacctgcaggttgaaagtaggccGGAGATTTGGGACCCAGCCGAGCTGGGCTACAGTGACCGCGACATAAAGGCGGACGCCTGGAATGCGGTCTGCACTGAGATGTATCCCGATTGGGACTCCGCTACAGCTGCCACCCAAAGTGAAATCC TTAAAGACATCAAGAATCGCTGGAGGTCAGTTCGGGACCGCTACAAGAAACACGAGAAAGACTGTGAAAAAAGCGGCATGTCCCCGTCTAAGAAAAAGTGTCCAAACCAGGAAATACTGCATTTCCTCAGAACAAGTCGAGCATTGCGTCC atccagcgggaacatCACGGCCGCCGCTCCCACGGTCGAAACCGCTACAGCCGACACAGAAGGGCAGGAAGAGGAGTCACGGGATGATGATATCACAGaaggtaccccaaccttggaagACAGCCAGCGGAGCACGCCCGATTTGTCCCGCACTTCAGTAACACCGGAAGTGGTGGAACAAAACGTGTCACgtagcagcagtgctggccctagCAGCAGAGCATGCAGTAGCCGGGAGGTGAGTTCCGAGCGGACGAGCCGCAGCGTTGCTGCTCATCCGCGTCGGAAGAACAAGGCAGATGCCGCAAACGAGGCGCTGACATTATTGCGGCGGGTTGACACGGAGGATCAGTGGGATACAATGGGTGCCACCATTGCGTCACGCATTCGTGAACTGAGGCCGGAGCGTCAGTGGGCTATTGCGCCCGTTATTTACTATGCTTTAGAGCTTTTTGCTTCTGAAAGGCCCATTGCTGATAGCTGTACCCTTATTTCGGCAATGAAAAATACAGGCTTTGCAGTACCACAATCGAACCGCATGTTGCCTAcaccccaatctttccctgaCCAACCAGGCAGGGTTCCTAGGACAACGGGATACCCCATGCACCATGTTTCTCAAGACACTGGCTACGGCGACACGGTCTCTGGCgggtccccttccccttcccagcAATCGTTTCTCTCAATGATGAGCAGCCCTGTGCATCAGACCTCGCAACACACAACCACGGTACTGTACACGCCGCCAAGCGGATCTCAATCCAGTACAGGAGACGGCTCTTTTATCAATTATACGACACTGCAGTGA
- the LOC136573566 gene encoding uncharacterized protein, with amino-acid sequence MEPTTRIQLRRANRRTLIALMLYMQGEESEKTDRTSRRRRRYWVHPLLIDRGTKGHFASLYQDLKNHPEKFVAFCRLPMEAFDRLLELVRRDLTYQDTHMRKAITAEERLLITLRFLATGESYASLHLQFRVGKSTITEIVRCTCSAIWQKLQPIVMPSPTEDTWQHVAAGFQDVAKFPNCIGAVDGKHVRVLQPAHSVDDLVKACCVLHNYLRDYRPEVDVEELAPAFDTIINWGAGRTAATAVQVRELFTDYFLSPEGTVPWQFSCVGGVQP; translated from the exons ATGGAGCCTACCACAAGAATTCAGCTGAGGCGCGCCAACCGCCGCACACTCATCGCCCTAATGTTGTACATGCAAGGAGAAGAATCCGAAAAG ACTGATCGTACTTCCCGGCGCCGGAGGCGCTACTGGGTGCATCCCCTACTCATTGACAGGGGGACGAAGGGGCATTTCGCAAGCCTTTACCAAGatttaaaaaa ccatccggagaagttcgtagccttctgcaggctgcctatggaggcctttgaccgccttctggagctggtgcgccgggatCTTACGTACCAGGATACGCACatgaggaaggcgatcactgcagaagaaaggctgctcatcacccttcg cttcttggccacaggagagagctatgcatccctgcatctccaatttcgtgttggtaaatctaccatcaccgaaattgtgaggtgcacatgcagcgctatctggcagaagttgcagcccatcgtgatgccttcacctaccgaGGATACTTGGCAAcatgttgcagcaggctttcaagatgttgccaaatttcctaactgcataggcgccgtcgacggcaaacatgtgcgtgtgcttcagccagcccactcag ttgatgaccttgtcaaggcatgttgtgttcttcacaactacctccgggactatCGCCCCGAGGTAGATGTCGAAGAACTCGCTCCTGCCTTTGACACGATCATCAACTGGGGTGCAGGTCGCACGGCTGCTACCGCAGTGCAGGTTCGAgaactcttcactgactatttccttagtcccgaaggcaccgtgccatggcagttctcctgtgtcggtggtgtgcagccctaa